A genomic window from Algoriphagus sp. Y33 includes:
- a CDS encoding YitT family protein, whose translation MVKRLLKFQDNKLVKRITIWRQIKDGLFIAIGVLMASIGLKGFLLPNGFFDGGAMGMSLLLEMLTPVNLSVLIILVNMPFIVLGAKQVSVPFAIKSTLAIFGLALLVHYIEVPAITADKLLIAVFGGFFLGSGIGFAIRGGAVIDGTEVLAISVSRTSSLTVGDFITVFNVCLFIVAAIFVDLETAMYSMLTYFSASKTVDFIINGVEEYLGVMIMSQQAEDIKQMISYDLGRGVTVLKSDGGYGDKANLLPDRKVLFCVITRLEVTKMLLEIEKIDSKAFVIQYPIKDTKGGMIKKRPLH comes from the coding sequence ATGGTGAAACGGCTATTAAAATTTCAGGACAACAAACTCGTTAAGAGAATTACGATTTGGAGACAAATCAAGGACGGGTTATTTATCGCCATAGGTGTACTGATGGCAAGTATAGGTTTGAAGGGATTTTTACTGCCAAACGGATTTTTCGATGGCGGAGCCATGGGAATGTCCCTGCTGTTGGAAATGCTCACCCCTGTCAACCTTTCTGTATTGATTATTCTGGTCAATATGCCTTTCATCGTTTTGGGAGCCAAGCAGGTTTCAGTGCCGTTTGCCATCAAAAGCACACTTGCGATATTCGGATTGGCTCTTCTGGTGCATTACATAGAAGTTCCCGCCATCACTGCGGACAAATTGTTAATTGCAGTTTTTGGCGGTTTTTTCCTGGGCTCCGGGATAGGATTTGCCATCCGTGGAGGAGCTGTGATCGATGGTACAGAAGTACTGGCGATCTCTGTAAGCAGAACATCAAGCTTGACCGTGGGTGATTTTATCACCGTTTTCAATGTTTGCCTATTTATCGTCGCAGCAATATTCGTCGATCTGGAAACAGCCATGTACTCTATGCTGACCTATTTCTCAGCCTCGAAAACAGTAGACTTCATCATTAACGGAGTGGAAGAATACCTTGGCGTGATGATCATGTCCCAGCAAGCCGAAGATATCAAGCAGATGATCTCTTATGACTTAGGACGGGGTGTGACTGTACTGAAATCCGATGGAGGCTACGGTGACAAAGCCAACCTACTTCCAGACAGAAAAGTCCTATTCTGTGTGATTACCCGCCTAGAAGTCACCAAAATGCTGCTGGAAATCGAGAAAATCGACTCAAAAGCCTTTGTAATCCAGTACCCCATAAAGGATACCAAGGGAGGGATGATCAAGAAAAGACCGCTTCATTAG